One part of the Methanobacterium spitsbergense genome encodes these proteins:
- a CDS encoding DsrE/DsrF/DrsH-like family protein, with the protein MVEENKPDKATIIVHSGDMDKIYSALIVANGALSMGMEASLYFTFWGLQRLQKGGLEKGPLSKMHFLGLGKSMIKSRMKKANVASLEHLFRDFKELGGKVIACEMTMEIMGVSKEDLDQNLIDEYGAVGTYVNEARDSKITLFI; encoded by the coding sequence ATGGTTGAAGAAAATAAACCAGATAAGGCAACCATAATTGTGCACAGCGGAGACATGGATAAAATATACAGCGCACTCATAGTTGCCAATGGGGCCCTATCTATGGGAATGGAAGCATCACTATATTTCACGTTTTGGGGACTGCAACGACTTCAAAAGGGCGGACTTGAAAAGGGACCTCTATCAAAAATGCACTTCCTAGGACTTGGAAAATCTATGATAAAAAGCAGGATGAAAAAAGCTAATGTAGCCTCACTTGAACATCTATTTAGGGATTTCAAGGAATTGGGTGGTAAAGTAATAGCATGCGAGATGACCATGGAGATTATGGGTGTGAGCAAGGAAGACTTGGATCAAAATTTGATAGATGAATATGGTGCAGTGGGAACCTATGTCAACGAAGCAAGAGATTCAAAAATAACCCTCTTCATTTAA
- a CDS encoding class I SAM-dependent methyltransferase has translation MENEKTWKQFKGKETPSSVEINELFFNNIPEGSEILDFGCAWGRIAFHLQKMGYNVTGFDLNQNAVETALKEAEKTNKKNIFQVQFHTANAIELPYPDKSFDACILQAFLTTIIKPEHRTLILKEANRVLKDEGIVYLADFGQNWENPYYSQRYERDFAKTGEMGTFIVTKKGKPPGKELFKAHHYTKEELMLLFEQVKKFKVEIVHETVLTTFQGNQTKGYIIIAKKI, from the coding sequence ATGGAAAATGAAAAAACCTGGAAACAGTTTAAAGGAAAGGAAACACCATCTTCCGTTGAGATCAACGAACTCTTCTTTAACAATATTCCTGAAGGTTCTGAAATACTAGATTTTGGTTGTGCATGGGGCAGAATAGCATTCCACCTTCAAAAAATGGGTTACAATGTAACAGGCTTCGATCTAAACCAAAATGCGGTGGAAACAGCATTAAAAGAAGCAGAAAAAACCAACAAGAAAAATATTTTCCAGGTGCAATTCCACACAGCAAATGCAATTGAATTACCATACCCTGACAAGTCTTTTGATGCATGTATTTTACAGGCATTCCTTACAACCATAATCAAACCCGAACACAGAACCCTCATATTAAAAGAGGCAAACAGAGTACTAAAAGATGAAGGAATTGTATATTTGGCAGATTTTGGCCAAAACTGGGAAAATCCCTACTACAGCCAGAGATATGAACGTGATTTTGCGAAAACAGGAGAAATGGGAACATTTATTGTGACCAAAAAAGGAAAACCTCCTGGCAAAGAACTTTTCAAGGCACACCACTATACAAAGGAAGAATTAATGTTATTATTTGAGCAGGTTAAAAAATTCAAGGTAGAAATAGTACATGAAACAGTATTAACAACATTTCAGGGCAACCAAACCAAAGGATACATCATAATTGCAAAGAAAATATAA
- a CDS encoding histidine kinase N-terminal 7TM domain-containing protein, producing MEIQYTAYSGILIISSLISLLLSWRAWKRRGVSGALYLSLLFLLVAEWSLTSAMELASADLASKILWAKLSYIGISAAAPFWFLFTLDYTQNQEVIKRPRVIFLFLIPVATIYLTFTNELHGLVWPLIIPVMTSEGLMVLYAHGPAAITSAIYSYILLLAGLVLIGQNLFRTSRIYQRQAMMVFLAALIPLLSNSFYSAGLIPFFFDPTPLALTASGILILWSIVGYKLLDIMPPAYKSLFDSMKNGVLVLDTQERIMDINPQAEKLLKLDNTCVGQSAGQKLEIWNEISPKGKVEGNINLKIEKSDVEWIEIQFAPVYNGGLFSGWIYIFEDITSRKNAEEHIKKSEKKYRDLADLLPQTVFETDLKGNLTFMNKYAFIMFGYSQADRDNSLNILELLIEEDRPLSKARIQKVLEGQVTGDEYTALCKDMTKFPIILYSNPITHNGVPEGFRGIIIDISELKNVEDKLVASLNEKDVLLQEIHHRVKNNMQIISSLLSLQAKNTENEEASEVLKESRGRVKSIAMIHEKLYHSPNMSKLNMYEYMDSLVRDILTSYSRVSSNIKTEVHVDEIYLNIDTALPMGLIVNEMVSNSIKHAFPDDKGNINVKLEFDGGEYILTVSDDGIGIPSNIDPFEASSLGLKLVSSLSIQLEALLEVHSNNGTNFKLTFKEIDDED from the coding sequence ATGGAAATACAGTACACTGCTTACTCTGGAATTTTAATTATCAGTTCATTAATAAGTCTCCTTTTATCTTGGAGGGCTTGGAAAAGACGGGGAGTTAGCGGTGCATTGTATCTTTCATTATTATTTTTATTGGTAGCGGAATGGTCGTTAACCAGTGCTATGGAGTTAGCTTCTGCAGATTTGGCTTCAAAGATTTTATGGGCTAAACTCAGTTATATTGGGATCAGTGCTGCTGCACCATTTTGGTTTCTTTTTACATTAGATTACACTCAGAATCAAGAGGTTATAAAAAGACCCAGAGTTATATTTCTTTTTTTAATTCCTGTTGCCACTATCTACTTGACATTTACAAATGAATTGCACGGACTTGTATGGCCACTTATCATTCCCGTGATGACTTCTGAAGGTTTAATGGTATTATACGCTCATGGACCTGCAGCCATAACCTCTGCTATTTATTCATATATACTCTTACTGGCAGGATTGGTCTTAATTGGACAGAATTTATTTAGAACATCTCGCATCTACCAACGTCAGGCAATGATGGTTTTTCTAGCCGCATTAATACCGTTATTAAGCAATTCTTTTTATTCTGCAGGTCTTATCCCATTCTTCTTTGATCCCACACCTCTGGCCCTCACAGCCTCAGGAATTCTTATATTATGGAGTATTGTTGGTTATAAACTCCTGGATATTATGCCTCCAGCATATAAAAGCCTCTTTGACAGTATGAAAAATGGGGTGTTGGTGCTAGATACACAGGAGAGGATTATGGATATTAATCCTCAGGCAGAGAAACTTCTTAAATTGGATAATACATGTGTTGGTCAAAGTGCAGGTCAAAAACTTGAAATATGGAATGAAATCTCACCAAAGGGAAAAGTTGAGGGTAATATTAATTTAAAAATTGAAAAATCTGATGTTGAATGGATTGAAATTCAATTTGCCCCTGTTTATAATGGGGGGCTTTTTTCAGGTTGGATATATATTTTTGAAGATATAACTAGTCGTAAAAATGCTGAGGAACATATAAAAAAGTCTGAGAAGAAGTACAGAGATCTGGCAGATCTTCTTCCCCAAACAGTTTTTGAAACAGATTTAAAAGGTAATCTTACATTCATGAATAAGTATGCCTTTATAATGTTTGGTTATTCCCAGGCGGATCGGGATAATAGTTTAAATATTTTAGAACTGTTAATTGAGGAAGATAGACCGTTATCAAAGGCAAGAATTCAAAAGGTTCTTGAGGGGCAGGTTACTGGAGATGAATATACTGCCTTGTGCAAAGACATGACTAAATTCCCCATAATACTCTATTCTAACCCTATAACCCACAATGGTGTTCCTGAAGGTTTCAGGGGAATAATTATAGACATTTCTGAGTTAAAAAATGTTGAAGATAAACTCGTTGCATCTTTAAATGAAAAGGACGTGCTTTTACAGGAAATTCATCATAGGGTTAAAAATAACATGCAGATTATTTCAAGTCTTTTATCTCTTCAAGCTAAAAATACTGAGAATGAAGAGGCTTCTGAAGTTCTTAAAGAAAGCAGAGGCCGTGTTAAATCCATAGCTATGATCCATGAAAAGCTTTACCATAGTCCCAATATGAGTAAGCTCAATATGTATGAATATATGGATAGTCTTGTTCGTGATATTCTAACATCATATTCACGTGTTTCAAGTAATATTAAAACAGAAGTGCATGTAGATGAAATTTATTTAAATATTGATACTGCTCTCCCAATGGGTTTAATTGTTAATGAAATGGTTTCAAATTCTATTAAACACGCATTTCCTGATGATAAAGGTAATATTAATGTGAAGCTCGAGTTTGATGGTGGAGAATATATTTTAACAGTTTCTGATGATGGTATTGGAATTCCAAGTAATATTGATCCATTTGAAGCATCTTCTTTAGGGCTCAAACTTGTATCTAGTCTTTCAATACAGCTTGAAGCCCTTCTAGAGGTTCATAGTAACAATGGTACCAATTTTAAATTGACTTTTAAAGAGATTGATGATGAAGATTAA
- a CDS encoding cysteine desulfurase family protein, with amino-acid sequence MPNKYIYLDNASVTRMDERVLEVMNPYFFESYAIPTSETGYSMGIEAREALEKSRVKIATALGANENELIFTSGSSESSNMAVKGVAMALINKKGKHIIVSAIEDFPVLNSAKALEKYGFDVTYLEVDEYGIVDPQVLKNSIRDDTILVSIQHANQEIGSLQDIKSIGEICREKGVIFHTDATHTFTKVPLDVSVLPVDLVTISAHTIHGPNGIGALYIKKGTPMMKWLDGGFQEFNKRGGLENIPGAIGFAKAVELVTNEENTKIQDMRDHLIERVLSEIPQTILNGHPLLRTPQNANITFQYVEGESVTLHLDMRGFAVSTGSACFSRSLQASHVILGIGGDPERAHGSLRITLGRFNKMGDVDAIIDALIEVVTNLRKMSPLGKT; translated from the coding sequence ATGCCTAATAAGTATATCTATCTTGACAATGCATCGGTTACAAGAATGGATGAAAGAGTCTTGGAAGTAATGAACCCTTATTTTTTCGAATCCTACGCAATACCAACATCAGAAACAGGATATTCAATGGGTATCGAAGCAAGAGAAGCCCTTGAAAAAAGCAGAGTAAAAATAGCCACAGCATTGGGTGCTAATGAAAACGAACTCATATTTACATCTGGCAGTTCAGAATCAAGTAACATGGCTGTTAAGGGTGTTGCAATGGCATTGATAAACAAGAAAGGAAAACATATCATAGTATCAGCCATAGAAGATTTTCCAGTATTAAACAGTGCGAAAGCCCTGGAAAAATATGGATTTGACGTAACCTACCTCGAAGTTGACGAATATGGAATAGTTGATCCCCAGGTGTTAAAAAATTCCATTAGAGACGATACAATATTGGTATCTATTCAACATGCAAACCAGGAAATTGGAAGCTTACAGGACATAAAATCAATAGGTGAGATCTGCAGAGAAAAAGGAGTAATATTTCACACAGACGCCACTCACACATTCACCAAAGTACCTTTAGATGTGAGTGTACTGCCAGTTGATCTTGTAACAATCTCAGCACATACAATACATGGACCCAACGGAATTGGAGCACTTTACATCAAAAAAGGAACACCCATGATGAAATGGCTTGATGGCGGATTTCAGGAGTTCAACAAACGAGGCGGTCTTGAAAATATTCCGGGAGCAATTGGCTTTGCAAAAGCAGTTGAACTCGTAACCAATGAGGAAAATACGAAGATCCAGGACATGCGCGACCATCTGATTGAAAGAGTACTATCAGAAATACCTCAAACAATACTGAATGGTCATCCATTACTTAGAACACCTCAAAATGCCAATATAACATTTCAATATGTGGAAGGAGAATCAGTAACACTACATCTAGACATGCGCGGGTTCGCTGTAAGTACAGGCTCTGCATGTTTCAGCAGATCCCTACAGGCAAGCCATGTAATACTTGGAATAGGGGGAGACCCTGAAAGAGCACATGGATCGCTCAGAATAACATTGGGACGTTTCAACAAAATGGGAGATGTAGATGCAATTATAGATGCATTAATAGAAGTTGTAACCAATTTAAGAAAGATGAGCCCGCTAGGTAAAACCTAA